The following proteins are co-located in the Pseudomonas cavernae genome:
- a CDS encoding TolC family outer membrane protein, translating into MLRRLSLALAVAAASNGLAWAESTPPTTKTDLVSVYQEAVNNNADLAAARADYQARKEVVPQARSGLLPQLNAGADLNDTRTELDSPALKADRSGTVYQATLSQPIFRADRWFQLQAAEATNEQAALQLSATEQNLILQSAQTYFAVLRAQDTLASTKAEEAAFKRQLDQANERFDVGLSDKTDVLEAQAGYDTARANRILAQRAVDDAFQALTTLTNRDYSAVEGIKHSLPVLTPTPNDAKAWVDTAAQQNLNLQASDYAVDAAKETLRQRKAGHAPTLDAVAQYQKGDNDSLGFSNTGTVSGQQPISGDVEQRSIGLQLNIPIYSGGLTSSQVREAYQRLNQTEQLRESLRRQVVQNTRDLHRAVNTDVETVQARKQSIISNQSALEATEIGYQVGTRNIVDVLDAQRQLYSSVRNYNDARYDYILDNLRLKQAAGTLSPADLEALAQYLKADYNPDKDFLPPDLSAAAEAQMRGDRNY; encoded by the coding sequence ATGCTGCGCAGACTTTCCCTGGCACTCGCCGTGGCCGCCGCATCCAATGGACTGGCCTGGGCAGAAAGCACGCCCCCGACCACCAAGACCGATCTGGTCAGCGTCTATCAGGAAGCCGTCAACAACAACGCCGACCTGGCCGCCGCCCGCGCCGACTACCAGGCCCGCAAGGAAGTGGTGCCGCAGGCCCGCTCCGGTCTGCTGCCGCAGCTCAATGCCGGCGCCGACCTCAACGACACCCGCACCGAGCTGGACTCGCCGGCGCTCAAGGCCGACCGCAGCGGCACCGTCTACCAGGCGACCCTGAGCCAGCCGATCTTCCGCGCCGATCGCTGGTTCCAGCTGCAGGCCGCCGAGGCCACCAACGAGCAGGCCGCGCTGCAACTCTCGGCCACCGAGCAGAACCTGATCCTGCAGAGCGCGCAAACCTACTTCGCCGTGCTGCGCGCCCAGGACACCCTGGCCTCGACCAAGGCCGAGGAAGCGGCGTTCAAGCGCCAACTCGATCAGGCCAACGAACGCTTCGATGTCGGCCTCTCGGACAAGACCGACGTGCTCGAGGCCCAGGCCGGTTACGACACCGCGCGGGCCAACCGCATCCTCGCCCAGCGCGCCGTGGACGACGCCTTCCAGGCCCTAACCACCCTGACCAACCGTGACTACAGTGCCGTCGAAGGCATCAAGCACAGCCTGCCGGTGCTGACCCCGACGCCGAACGACGCCAAGGCCTGGGTCGACACCGCCGCGCAGCAGAACCTCAACCTGCAGGCCAGCGACTACGCCGTCGACGCCGCCAAGGAAACCCTGCGCCAGCGCAAGGCCGGCCACGCGCCGACCCTCGATGCCGTGGCCCAGTACCAGAAGGGTGACAACGACAGCCTCGGCTTCAGCAACACCGGCACCGTGTCCGGCCAGCAGCCGATCAGCGGCGATGTCGAGCAGCGCAGCATCGGCCTGCAGCTGAACATCCCGATCTACAGCGGCGGCCTGACCAGTTCGCAGGTGCGCGAGGCCTACCAGCGCCTGAACCAGACCGAACAGCTGCGCGAGAGCCTGCGCCGCCAGGTGGTGCAGAACACCCGCGACCTGCACCGCGCGGTCAACACCGACGTCGAGACGGTACAGGCGCGCAAGCAGTCGATCATCTCCAACCAGAGCGCCCTGGAAGCCACCGAGATCGGCTACCAGGTCGGCACCCGCAACATCGTCGACGTGCTCGATGCCCAGCGCCAGCTGTACAGCTCGGTGCGCAACTACAACGACGCGCGCTACGACTACATTCTCGACAACCTGCGCCTCAAGCAGGCCGCCGGCACCCTCAGCCCCGCCGACCTGGAAGCCCTGGCGCAGTACCTCAAGGCCGACTACAACCCGGACAAGGACTTCCTGCCGCCGGACCTGTCGGCGGCCGCCGAAGCGCAGATGCGCGGCGACCGCAACTACTGA